In a single window of the Elaeis guineensis isolate ETL-2024a chromosome 6, EG11, whole genome shotgun sequence genome:
- the LOC105047637 gene encoding uncharacterized protein isoform X1, translating to MVFYMLYFTAELENLTNLQPRGGCDDPNYTYYFKVKCENCGEISQKETCVTMSESVPLPNGRGTANLVQKCKLCGREGSIQMISGHGQPLTLELSQRELITGLMVFDCRGFEPVGFSFGDGWKAESTSGTPFEVDLSGGEFADYDEKGECPVGVTNIRALFRVVKKQERGGKTTFV from the exons ATGGTGTTCTATATGCTGTACTTTACGGCGGAGCTGGAGAACCTCACCAACCTCCAGCCCCGAGGCGGCTGCGACGATCCCAACTACACGTACTACTTCAAG GTGAAATGCGAGAACTGCGGGGAGATCAGTCAGAAGGAGACGTGCGTGACGATGTCCGAATCGGTCCCTCTCCCCAATGGAAGGGGAACTGCCAATCTCGTGCAGAAG TGCAAGCTGTGTGGGAGGGAAGGATCAATTCAGATGATTTCTGGGCATGGTCAACCATTGACTCTTGAACTTAGTCAGCGTGAACTGATCACTGGATTGATGGTTTTTGACTGCAGAGGTTTTGAACCTGTTGGTTTTTCTTTTGGTGATGGATGGAAAGCTGAATCC ACAAGTGGGACTCCATTCGAAGTGGATCTATCTGGAGGGGAATTTGCAGACTATGATGAGAAGGGAGAATGCCCAGTTGGGGTAACCAATATTCGGGCGCTATTTAGAGTG GTAAAGAAGCAAGAGCGAGGTGGCAAGACGACCTTTGTTTAA
- the LOC105047636 gene encoding vesicle transport v-SNARE 11 isoform X2 — protein sequence MSEVFEGYERQYCEISASLSRKCSSAAVLDGEQKKQKVSEIKSGIDDAEALIRKMDLEARSLQPSVKAGLLAKLREYKSDLNNLKSELKRISTSNPNQAAREELLESGMADTLAVSADQRGRLLMSTERLNQSSERIKESRRTMLETEELGVSILQDLHQQRQSLLHAHSTVELERPKSSNSSASFVIEQAELQPNFQPKSS from the exons ATGAGCGAGGTGTTTGAAGGCTACGAGCGCCAGTACTGTGAGATCTCGGCATCTCTCTCCCGGAAGTGCTCATCGGCTGCTGTTCTTGATGGAG AGCAAAAGAAGCAGAAGGTTTCCGAGATTAAATCTGGAATAGATGACGCGGAAGCTTTG ATTAGGAAGATGGATCTGGAGGCAAGAAGTTTGCAGCCGAGCGTGAAGGCTGGATTGCTCGCAAAGTTGAGGGAGTACAAATCGGATCTGAATAACTTGAAGAGTGAGCTTAAGAGGATTTCAACTTCTAATCCTAATCAAGCGGCAAGAGAGGAGCTGTTGGAGTCTGGGATGGCAGATACACTAGCG GTGTCTGCTGATCAAAGGGGAAGGTTGTTGATGTCAACAGAGAGACTGAATCAATCTTCTGAAAGGATCAAGGAGAGTAGAAGAACCATGTTGGAGACAGAAGAGCTTGGCGTTTCAATTCTTCAAGACCTTCATCAACAACGCCAGTCTCTCTTGCATGCTCATAGTACA GTTGAACTGGAGCGACCTAAGTCTAGCAATAGCTCAGCCAGTTTCGTAATCGAGCAGGCTGAACTCCAGCCAAATTTCCAGCCCAAATCAAGCTAG
- the LOC105047637 gene encoding uncharacterized protein isoform X2, whose protein sequence is MVFYMLYFTAELENLTNLQPRGGCDDPNYTYYFKVKCENCGEISQKETCVTMSESVPLPNGRGTANLVQKCKLCGREGSIQMISGHGQPLTLELSQRELITGLMVFDCRGFEPVGFSFGDGWKAESMIAGWCSSCCLLLNKC, encoded by the exons ATGGTGTTCTATATGCTGTACTTTACGGCGGAGCTGGAGAACCTCACCAACCTCCAGCCCCGAGGCGGCTGCGACGATCCCAACTACACGTACTACTTCAAG GTGAAATGCGAGAACTGCGGGGAGATCAGTCAGAAGGAGACGTGCGTGACGATGTCCGAATCGGTCCCTCTCCCCAATGGAAGGGGAACTGCCAATCTCGTGCAGAAG TGCAAGCTGTGTGGGAGGGAAGGATCAATTCAGATGATTTCTGGGCATGGTCAACCATTGACTCTTGAACTTAGTCAGCGTGAACTGATCACTGGATTGATGGTTTTTGACTGCAGAGGTTTTGAACCTGTTGGTTTTTCTTTTGGTGATGGATGGAAAGCTGAATCC ATGATAGCTGGATGGTGTTCAAGTTGTTGCCTCCTTTTAAACAAATGTTGA
- the LOC109505973 gene encoding small ribosomal subunit protein eS30z/eS30y/eS30x yields the protein MGKVHGSLARAGKVRGQTPKVAKQDKKKKPRGRAYKRMQYNRRFVTAVVGFGRKRGPNSSEK from the exons ATGG GTAAGGTTCACGGATCTCTGGCTCGTGCCGGGAAGGTGAGAGGGCAGACGCCCAAGGTCGCGAAGCAAGACAAGAAGAAGAAACCCCGGGGCAGGGCCTACAAGCGCATGCAGTACAACCGCCGTTTCGTCACCGCCG TTGTTGGATTCGGGAGGAAGCGGGGTCCCAACTCATCCGAGAAGTGA
- the LOC105047636 gene encoding vesicle transport v-SNARE 13 isoform X1, giving the protein MSEVFEGYERQYCEISASLSRKCSSAAVLDGEQKKQKVSEIKSGIDDAEALIRKMDLEARSLQPSVKAGLLAKLREYKSDLNNLKSELKRISTSNPNQAAREELLESGMADTLAVSADQRGRLLMSTERLNQSSERIKESRRTMLETEELGVSILQDLHQQRQSLLHAHSTLHGVDDNIGKSRKILAAMSKRMDRNKWIIGGIITVLVLA; this is encoded by the exons ATGAGCGAGGTGTTTGAAGGCTACGAGCGCCAGTACTGTGAGATCTCGGCATCTCTCTCCCGGAAGTGCTCATCGGCTGCTGTTCTTGATGGAG AGCAAAAGAAGCAGAAGGTTTCCGAGATTAAATCTGGAATAGATGACGCGGAAGCTTTG ATTAGGAAGATGGATCTGGAGGCAAGAAGTTTGCAGCCGAGCGTGAAGGCTGGATTGCTCGCAAAGTTGAGGGAGTACAAATCGGATCTGAATAACTTGAAGAGTGAGCTTAAGAGGATTTCAACTTCTAATCCTAATCAAGCGGCAAGAGAGGAGCTGTTGGAGTCTGGGATGGCAGATACACTAGCG GTGTCTGCTGATCAAAGGGGAAGGTTGTTGATGTCAACAGAGAGACTGAATCAATCTTCTGAAAGGATCAAGGAGAGTAGAAGAACCATGTTGGAGACAGAAGAGCTTGGCGTTTCAATTCTTCAAGACCTTCATCAACAACGCCAGTCTCTCTTGCATGCTCATAGTACA CTACATGGGGTGGACGATAATATTGGCAAGAGCAGAAAAATCCTAGCAGCCATGTCCAAAAGAATGGACAGGAACAAGTGGATAATCGGCGGCATTATCACGGTTCTTGTATTGGCATAA
- the LOC105047638 gene encoding uncharacterized protein, whose product MNGEVEMSIEKEEEEEEEEGGVTYYWSGPKGYYEIRIVRIGDRIIETTISDYHFVVKKWLHYIDRNYRKRRGPLVAGLAVFRGHPCPPCWSWRTPSGSPSNPNNPIRAIALCLGGSHCLLYQEDDRSDFRKPKGLNEFLDDRNLAIVGIGVKRDAERLAAEWGIHVAHPVELRTLAARAFGEEKVWKANLVRRQIVIKGLGLEKLAELALDGMKVGTKPARVVEKDWGEELQNEHIMYATRDAFLCFEIGLQCLKKIGQRT is encoded by the coding sequence ATGAACGGCGAGGTTGAGATGAGCAtcgagaaggaggaggaggaggaggaggaggagggaggcGTAACGTACTACTGGAGCGGCCCCAAAGGCTACTACGAAATCCGCATCGTCCGCATAGGCGATCGCATCATCGAGACCACCATCAGCGACTACCATTTCGTCGTCAAGAAGTGGCTCCATTACATCGACCGCAACTACCGGAAGCGCCGCGGCCCCCTCGTCGCCGGCCTCGCCGTCTTCCGGGGCCACCCATGCCCCCCATGCTGGAGCTGGCGGACCCCCTCGGGGAGCCCCAGCAATCCCAACAACCCCATCCGTGCCATCGCCCTCTGCCTCGGCGGCTCCCACTGCCTCCTCTACCAGGAGGACGACCGCTCCGACTTCCGCAAACCCAAGGGCCTCAACGAGTTCCTCGACGACCGCAACCTCGCCATCGTCGGGATCGGGGTCAAGCGGGACGCCGAGCGGCTCGCGGCGGAGTGGGGGATCCACGTCGCGCATCCGGTGGAGCTCCGGACTCTCGCGGCGAGGGCCTTCGGGGAGGAGAAGGTGTGGAAGGCGAATCTGGTCAGGAGGCAAATCGTGATCAAGGGGCTGGGACTGGAGAAGCTGGCGGAGCTGGCCCTCGATGGAATGAAGGTGGGGACGAAGCCGGCGCGCGTGGTGGAGAAGGACTGGGGCGAAGAGCTCCAGAATGAGCACATCATGTACGCCACCCGGGACGCCTTCCTCTGCTTCGAGATCGGCCTCCAGTGCCTCAAGAAGATCGGCCAGCGGACCTGA